A genome region from Micromonospora sp. M71_S20 includes the following:
- a CDS encoding MFS transporter gives MTETTPALRLGTVHGRGTLLAAVLASGMVFLDTTVVNVALPRLGADLDATVAGLQWTVNGYLLMLAAFVLLGGALGDRFGRRRVFLLGVVWFTLASLLCGLAQGTEWLVAARFLQGAGGALLTPGSLSVLQASFHPDDRGRAIGAWSGLSGVSTALGPFLGGWLIDALSWRWIFFLNLPLAVLVVLAALRWVPESRDEAASRTGGPGRHRRRFDVAGALLGALALAGVTYALIDAPVRGLDSVPVLAAALAGVAGAVAFVLVERRRGDGAMLPTGLFGSRLFSVLNVFTVLVYAALGGFTFFLAVYLQNVVGWSALLTGVALLPMTVLLLVGSARAGALSARIGPRLPLTVGPVVAAAGLVLLRGVKPDASYWRDVLPGVVLFGIGLTLVVAPLTASVLAAVDDRFAGVASGFNNAASRAGGLLAVAALPLLVGLSGSGYAQPAALTDAYRGAMLWCAGLLLAGAAMAALLIHRPPRRREGRPA, from the coding sequence ATGACCGAAACCACCCCCGCGCTCCGGCTGGGCACCGTGCACGGACGGGGCACCCTGCTCGCCGCCGTCCTCGCCTCAGGCATGGTCTTCCTGGACACCACCGTGGTCAACGTGGCGCTGCCCCGTCTCGGTGCGGACCTCGACGCCACCGTCGCTGGTCTGCAGTGGACGGTCAACGGGTACCTGCTGATGCTCGCGGCCTTCGTCCTGCTCGGCGGCGCGCTCGGCGACCGCTTCGGGCGGCGGCGGGTCTTCCTGCTCGGTGTGGTCTGGTTCACTCTCGCGTCGCTGCTCTGCGGCCTGGCCCAGGGCACCGAGTGGCTGGTCGCGGCCCGGTTCCTCCAGGGCGCCGGGGGCGCGCTGCTCACTCCCGGCTCGCTGTCGGTGCTCCAGGCCAGCTTCCACCCGGACGACCGGGGCCGCGCCATCGGCGCCTGGTCGGGGCTGTCCGGCGTCTCCACCGCGCTCGGCCCGTTCCTCGGCGGCTGGCTGATCGACGCGCTCTCCTGGCGGTGGATCTTCTTCCTCAACCTGCCGCTGGCCGTGCTCGTGGTGCTGGCGGCGCTGCGCTGGGTGCCGGAGAGCCGGGACGAGGCCGCGTCCCGCACCGGGGGGCCGGGGCGGCACCGCCGCCGGTTCGACGTGGCCGGCGCGCTGCTCGGCGCGCTCGCCCTGGCCGGCGTCACGTACGCGCTGATCGACGCCCCCGTCCGGGGCCTCGACTCGGTGCCGGTGCTCGCCGCCGCGCTGGCGGGCGTGGCCGGCGCGGTGGCCTTCGTGCTGGTCGAGCGGCGCCGGGGGGACGGCGCGATGCTGCCCACCGGCCTGTTCGGCAGCCGGCTCTTCTCGGTGCTGAACGTCTTCACCGTGCTCGTCTACGCGGCGCTCGGCGGCTTCACGTTCTTCCTCGCCGTCTACCTGCAGAACGTGGTCGGCTGGTCGGCGCTGCTCACCGGGGTCGCGCTGCTGCCGATGACGGTGCTGCTGCTGGTCGGCTCGGCGCGGGCGGGCGCGCTGTCGGCGCGGATCGGGCCGCGGCTGCCGCTGACCGTCGGGCCGGTGGTCGCCGCCGCCGGGCTGGTGCTGCTGCGCGGCGTCAAGCCCGACGCGTCGTACTGGCGGGACGTGCTGCCCGGGGTGGTGCTCTTCGGGATCGGGCTGACGCTGGTGGTGGCGCCGCTGACCGCCTCCGTGCTGGCCGCGGTCGACGACCGGTTCGCCGGTGTGGCGAGCGGCTTCAACAACGCGGCGTCCCGGGCGGGCGGCCTGCTGGCGGTGGCGGCGCTCCCGCTGCTGGTCGGGCTCTCCGGCTCCGGCTACGCGCAGCCGGCCGCGCTGACCGACGCGTACCGGGGCGCGATGCTCTGGTGCGCCGGCCTGCTGCTGGCCGGGGCGGCGATGGCGGCCCTGCTCATCCACCGCCCACCCCGGCGCCGGGAAGGGCGCCCTGCCTGA
- a CDS encoding ABC transporter ATP-binding protein translates to MALLDVEDLSVTFARRGQRTVHAVDGVSFSVDAGEVVGLVGESGCGKSVTSLAIMGLLPKQPGLRVGGKAVFDGTDLLQLDDRSRRDIRGRDVAMIFQDPLSSLNPVIPIGLQVTEVLTRHRGMKGAAAEKEAAALLDRVGIPDPKRRLKEYPHQLSGGMRQRALIAMAVACKPRLLIADEPTTALDVTIQAQILELLKELVRESGTALVMITHDLGVVAGMCDTINVLYGGRVVETARRRPLFREPRHPYTVGLLGSVPRLDAGRGERLNPIPGSVRDLLPWPEGCAFAPRCTRRIDECVGEPPALVLAHDGRSYRCVNPAPVPGTVPRPAATSTAPAQAPAATAPAAEATAGPVPAPREEEKP, encoded by the coding sequence ATGGCTCTGCTTGATGTCGAAGATCTCTCCGTCACCTTCGCCCGGCGCGGTCAGCGCACCGTGCACGCCGTCGACGGGGTCTCCTTCTCCGTCGACGCGGGCGAGGTGGTCGGCCTGGTCGGCGAGTCCGGCTGCGGCAAGAGCGTCACCTCGCTGGCGATCATGGGTCTGCTGCCCAAGCAGCCGGGCCTGCGCGTCGGCGGCAAGGCGGTCTTCGACGGCACGGACCTGCTCCAGCTCGACGACCGGTCCCGGCGGGACATCCGGGGTCGCGACGTCGCGATGATCTTCCAGGACCCGCTCTCGTCGCTGAACCCGGTGATCCCGATCGGATTGCAGGTCACCGAGGTGCTCACGCGGCACCGGGGGATGAAGGGCGCGGCGGCCGAGAAGGAGGCGGCGGCCCTGCTGGACCGGGTCGGCATCCCCGACCCGAAGCGGCGGCTGAAGGAGTACCCGCACCAGCTCTCCGGCGGCATGCGGCAGCGCGCCCTGATCGCGATGGCGGTGGCCTGCAAGCCCCGGCTGCTGATCGCCGACGAGCCCACCACGGCGCTGGACGTCACCATCCAGGCGCAGATCCTGGAGCTGCTCAAGGAACTGGTCCGGGAGTCCGGCACCGCCCTGGTGATGATCACGCACGACCTGGGCGTGGTCGCGGGCATGTGCGACACCATCAACGTGCTCTACGGCGGCCGGGTGGTGGAGACGGCCCGCCGTCGCCCGCTGTTCCGCGAGCCCCGGCACCCGTACACCGTGGGGCTGCTCGGCTCGGTGCCGCGCCTGGACGCCGGGCGCGGCGAGCGGCTGAACCCGATCCCCGGCTCGGTCCGCGACCTGCTGCCCTGGCCGGAGGGCTGCGCCTTCGCGCCGCGCTGCACGCGGCGGATCGACGAGTGCGTGGGGGAGCCGCCCGCGCTGGTGCTCGCCCACGACGGTCGCAGCTACCGTTGCGTCAACCCGGCGCCGGTGCCCGGCACCGTGCCCCGGCCGGCCGCCACCAGCACCGCCCCGGCGCAGGCGCCGGCCGCCACCGCCCCGGCGGCGGAGGCGACCGCGGGCCCGGTGCCCGCACCGCGCGAGGAGGAGAAGCCGTGA
- a CDS encoding HNH endonuclease family protein, which yields MRTRSGPRAAVTAALAAALALGAAGCVAVDEPDVAPSSGGGGGNAAQKLTQLTVATAGSMKGYSRERFPHWRDTGKNCDVRDSVLKRDGEDIKLSGCNVVDGRWESVYDGRAFTDPSDVDIDHMVPLANAWRSGADEWDDAKRGEFANDLDRPQLIAVSASSNRAKGDQDPSQWKPANRSFWCQYAENWVTVKHHWRLTVTTAEKAALTDMLEGCTWASKP from the coding sequence GTGCGTACCAGATCAGGACCGCGCGCCGCGGTGACGGCCGCGCTCGCGGCGGCGCTGGCGCTCGGCGCGGCCGGTTGTGTCGCCGTCGACGAGCCGGACGTCGCGCCGAGCAGCGGTGGTGGCGGCGGCAACGCCGCGCAGAAGCTGACCCAGCTCACCGTGGCCACCGCCGGGTCGATGAAGGGCTACAGCCGGGAGCGCTTCCCGCACTGGCGCGACACCGGCAAGAACTGCGACGTACGCGACAGCGTGCTCAAGCGCGACGGGGAGGACATCAAGCTCTCCGGCTGCAACGTGGTCGACGGCCGCTGGGAGAGCGTGTACGACGGCCGCGCCTTCACCGACCCGTCCGACGTGGACATTGACCACATGGTGCCGCTGGCGAACGCGTGGCGTTCGGGCGCCGACGAGTGGGACGACGCGAAGCGGGGCGAGTTCGCCAACGACCTGGACCGGCCGCAGCTCATCGCGGTTTCCGCCTCCTCGAACCGGGCAAAGGGTGACCAGGACCCGTCCCAGTGGAAGCCGGCGAACCGGTCGTTCTGGTGCCAGTACGCCGAGAACTGGGTGACGGTCAAGCACCACTGGCGGCTCACGGTGACCACTGCCGAGAAGGCCGCCCTGACCGACATGCTGGAGGGCTGCACATGGGCGAGCAAGCCGTGA
- the leuA gene encoding 2-isopropylmalate synthase translates to MAQPVTDAETDPIARQRPSRMPYHRYQPYQRQFRLDLPDRTWPTRHVEAAPRWCAVDLRDGNQALIDPMSPERKRRMFQLLVQMGYKEIEVGFPSASQTDYDFVRQLIEQDLIPSDVTIQVLTQCREHLIDRTFESLRGARRAIVHFYNSTSTLQRRVVFGLDRDGIADIATQGARLCRKYAEIHTPDTDIHYEYSPESYTGTELEYALEVCAKVIEVIDPTPDRKLIVNLPATVEMAMPNVYADSIEWMHRHLPRRDSLVLSLHPHNDRGTGVAAAELGLLAGADRVEGCLFGNGERTGNVDLVTLGLNLFSQGVDPMIDFSNIDEVRRAVEYCNQLPVHERHPYAGDLVYTAFSGSHQDAIKKGFDALAKDAAAAGVPIDQHTWAVPYLPVDPKDLGRTYEAVIRVNSQSGKGGVAYIMKSEHQLDLPRRLQIEFSGVVQQVTDHDGGEVDPGTMWEIFATHYLLDHQVDPALTLDGYAIGTAEGKVEIEARIGLGGESRSLTAVGNGPIDAYVNALQSVGVAVRVLDYHEHALSSGGDAQAAAYVECEVDGRTVWGVGTDANIVTASVKAVTSAVNRARA, encoded by the coding sequence ATGGCTCAACCCGTCACCGACGCTGAGACCGATCCGATCGCCCGGCAGCGCCCCAGCCGGATGCCGTACCACCGCTACCAGCCGTACCAGCGGCAGTTCCGGCTCGACCTGCCCGACCGCACCTGGCCGACGCGGCACGTCGAGGCCGCGCCGCGCTGGTGCGCGGTGGACCTGCGCGACGGCAACCAGGCGCTGATCGACCCGATGTCGCCGGAGCGCAAGCGCCGGATGTTCCAGCTGCTCGTGCAGATGGGCTACAAGGAGATCGAGGTCGGCTTCCCCTCGGCCAGCCAGACGGACTACGACTTCGTGCGGCAGCTCATCGAGCAGGACCTGATCCCCTCTGACGTCACGATCCAGGTGCTCACCCAGTGCCGGGAGCACCTGATCGACCGCACCTTCGAGTCGCTGCGCGGCGCGCGGCGCGCGATCGTGCACTTCTACAACTCGACCTCCACGCTCCAGCGGCGGGTGGTCTTCGGGCTGGACCGCGACGGCATCGCCGACATCGCCACCCAGGGCGCGCGGCTCTGCCGCAAGTACGCGGAGATCCACACCCCGGACACGGACATCCACTACGAGTACTCGCCCGAGTCCTACACGGGCACGGAGCTGGAGTACGCGCTGGAGGTCTGCGCCAAGGTCATCGAGGTCATCGACCCGACCCCGGACCGCAAGCTGATCGTCAACCTGCCGGCCACCGTCGAGATGGCCATGCCGAACGTCTACGCCGACTCGATCGAGTGGATGCACCGGCACCTGCCCCGCCGCGACAGCCTGGTGCTGAGCCTGCACCCGCACAACGACCGGGGCACGGGCGTCGCCGCCGCCGAGCTGGGGCTGCTGGCCGGCGCGGACCGGGTCGAGGGCTGCCTCTTCGGCAACGGCGAGCGCACCGGCAACGTCGACCTGGTGACGCTGGGGCTGAACCTCTTCTCCCAGGGCGTCGACCCGATGATCGACTTCTCGAACATCGACGAGGTGCGGCGCGCCGTCGAGTACTGCAACCAGCTCCCGGTGCACGAGCGCCACCCGTACGCGGGCGACCTGGTCTACACCGCCTTCTCCGGCTCCCACCAGGACGCGATCAAGAAGGGCTTCGACGCGCTCGCCAAGGACGCGGCGGCGGCCGGGGTGCCGATCGACCAGCACACCTGGGCGGTGCCCTACCTGCCGGTCGACCCGAAGGACCTGGGCCGCACCTACGAGGCGGTCATCCGGGTCAACTCGCAGTCCGGCAAGGGCGGCGTCGCGTACATCATGAAGAGCGAGCACCAGCTCGACCTGCCGCGCCGGCTCCAGATCGAGTTCTCCGGCGTGGTGCAGCAGGTCACCGACCACGACGGCGGCGAGGTCGACCCGGGCACCATGTGGGAGATCTTCGCCACGCACTACCTGCTCGACCACCAGGTCGACCCGGCGCTCACCCTGGACGGCTACGCCATCGGCACCGCCGAGGGCAAGGTCGAGATCGAGGCCCGCATCGGCCTGGGCGGGGAGTCCCGCTCGCTGACCGCCGTCGGCAACGGCCCGATCGACGCGTACGTCAACGCGCTCCAGTCGGTGGGCGTGGCGGTACGGGTGCTCGACTACCACGAGCACGCGCTCTCCTCCGGCGGGGACGCGCAGGCCGCCGCCTACGTGGAGTGCGAGGTGGACGGTCGTACGGTCTGGGGCGTCGGCACCGACGCCAACATCGTCACCGCCTCCGTGAAGGCCGTGACGAGCGCCGTCAACCGCGCTCGCGCCTGA
- a CDS encoding nitroreductase family protein, which yields MADLTPLLAFRWSPRSFDPVAELSREDASALLEAARWAPSAGNAQPWRFALGHRDDETFKRILVNLPEREQRWAQRAAALLLGAHRTGSAGHAYDLGQAVAHLTVQATALGLHVRQLHDLDHAGLAADLDLPAGVRPHVVAAVGQLGDPLSLPADLLRSETGLRRRLPLAELLLTSQAAKCVS from the coding sequence ATGGCCGACCTCACCCCGCTGCTCGCGTTCCGCTGGAGCCCCCGGTCCTTCGACCCGGTGGCGGAGCTGTCCCGCGAGGACGCCTCCGCGCTGCTGGAGGCGGCCCGCTGGGCGCCCTCGGCCGGCAACGCCCAGCCGTGGCGGTTCGCGCTCGGGCACCGGGACGACGAGACGTTCAAGCGGATCCTGGTCAACCTGCCGGAACGGGAGCAGCGCTGGGCGCAGCGCGCCGCCGCCCTGCTGCTCGGCGCACACCGCACCGGATCCGCCGGGCACGCGTACGACCTGGGCCAGGCGGTCGCCCACCTCACCGTGCAGGCCACGGCGCTCGGCCTGCACGTGCGCCAACTGCACGACCTCGACCACGCCGGCCTGGCCGCCGACCTCGACCTGCCGGCGGGCGTACGGCCGCACGTGGTGGCGGCCGTCGGTCAACTCGGCGACCCGCTCAGCCTCCCCGCCGACCTGCTGCGCTCGGAGACCGGGCTGCGCCGCCGGCTCCCCCTGGCCGAACTCCTGCTGACCAGCCAGGCTGCGAAGTGCGTCTCATAG
- a CDS encoding aspartate-semialdehyde dehydrogenase: MSPLPTLAVVGATGAVGTVMCELLSGRKNVWGEIRLLASERSVGRRLRCRGEELTVQALTPEAFDGVDVAMFDVPDEVSARWAPIAVDRGAVAVDNSGAFRMDRDVPLVVPEINPEQVRNRPKGIIANANCTTLAMIIAIAPLHREYGLRELVLASYQAASGAGQSGVDTLHAQLTKIAGDRVLGSRPGDVRQAVGDDVGPFPAPLALNVVPWAGSLADAGWSSEEMKLRNESRKILGLPDLKVSATCVRVPVVTGHSVAVHAVFATEVDAEGAREVLRNAPGVILVDDPGAGEFPMPIDAVGTDPSWVGRIRRAVDDPRALDFFVTGDNLRKGAALNTAQIAELLAKELTVR, translated from the coding sequence GTGTCGCCGCTGCCCACCCTGGCCGTGGTCGGGGCGACCGGTGCCGTTGGCACGGTGATGTGCGAGCTGCTCAGCGGCCGGAAGAACGTCTGGGGCGAGATCCGGCTGCTCGCCTCCGAGCGCTCGGTCGGGCGGCGGCTGCGGTGCCGGGGCGAGGAGCTGACCGTCCAGGCGCTGACCCCGGAGGCGTTCGACGGCGTCGACGTGGCGATGTTCGACGTCCCGGACGAGGTCTCCGCGCGGTGGGCGCCGATCGCGGTCGACCGCGGGGCCGTCGCGGTGGACAACTCCGGCGCCTTCCGGATGGACCGCGACGTCCCCCTGGTGGTGCCGGAGATCAACCCCGAGCAGGTGCGCAACCGGCCGAAGGGGATCATCGCCAACGCCAACTGCACGACCCTGGCGATGATCATCGCGATCGCCCCGCTGCACCGCGAGTACGGGCTGCGCGAACTGGTGCTCGCCTCCTACCAGGCGGCCTCCGGCGCCGGCCAGAGCGGCGTGGACACCCTGCACGCCCAGCTCACCAAGATCGCGGGAGACCGGGTGCTCGGCTCCCGCCCCGGTGACGTACGCCAGGCGGTCGGCGACGACGTGGGCCCGTTCCCCGCGCCGCTGGCGCTCAACGTGGTGCCCTGGGCCGGCTCCCTGGCCGACGCGGGATGGTCGTCCGAGGAGATGAAGCTGCGCAACGAGTCGCGCAAGATCCTCGGGCTGCCCGACCTGAAGGTCTCCGCCACCTGCGTACGGGTGCCGGTGGTGACCGGCCACTCCGTGGCGGTGCACGCGGTCTTCGCCACCGAGGTGGACGCCGAGGGCGCCCGCGAGGTGCTGCGGAACGCCCCGGGGGTGATCCTGGTCGACGACCCGGGGGCGGGCGAGTTCCCGATGCCCATCGACGCGGTCGGCACCGACCCCTCCTGGGTGGGCCGGATCCGCCGGGCCGTCGACGACCCCCGCGCCCTGGACTTCTTCGTCACCGGCGACAACCTCCGCAAGGGCGCCGCCCTCAACACGGCCCAGATAGCCGAACTCCTGGCCAAGGAACTGACCGTCCGCTGA
- a CDS encoding ABC transporter permease, translating to MTITGGTKKEKIDRLAELAAREDERGVSLWKEAFRRLRRNPAAIVGAVILSLFLLVAILGPFFVPHPPDAQLWKSEIRLGDFPGFRGENWFGVDHIGRDEFSRMIVGARQTLLVGVVSTLIGLAVGSLIGGVAGAAAGLGGRWGRAVDNVLMRFVDMLLAMPSLLLAISIAALLGAGLTTVMIAVGVVSVPVFARLLRGSMISQANSDYVLAAVSLGVKKPKIALTHVVPNSLAPVIVQATLTLATAIIEAAALSFLGLGNNDASIPEWGVMLADAQQYLDSAPRLAILPALAIIVTALGFTLLGEAMREALDPKLRK from the coding sequence ATGACGATCACCGGCGGCACCAAGAAGGAAAAGATCGACCGGCTCGCCGAACTGGCGGCCCGGGAGGACGAGCGCGGCGTCAGCCTCTGGAAGGAGGCGTTCCGCCGGCTGCGGCGCAACCCGGCGGCGATCGTCGGCGCGGTGATCCTGAGCCTGTTCCTGCTGGTCGCCATCCTCGGGCCGTTCTTCGTCCCGCACCCCCCGGACGCCCAGCTCTGGAAGAGCGAGATCCGCCTCGGCGACTTCCCCGGCTTCCGTGGCGAGAACTGGTTCGGCGTCGACCACATCGGTCGCGACGAGTTCAGCCGCATGATCGTCGGCGCCCGGCAGACCCTGCTGGTCGGCGTGGTCTCCACCCTGATCGGCCTCGCGGTCGGCTCGCTGATCGGCGGGGTCGCCGGCGCCGCCGCCGGCCTCGGCGGCCGGTGGGGCCGGGCGGTCGACAACGTGCTGATGCGCTTCGTCGACATGCTGCTGGCCATGCCGAGCCTGCTGCTGGCGATCAGCATCGCCGCCCTGCTCGGCGCCGGTCTGACCACGGTCATGATCGCGGTCGGCGTGGTGTCGGTGCCGGTCTTCGCCCGGCTGCTGCGCGGCTCGATGATCTCCCAGGCGAACAGCGACTACGTCCTGGCCGCCGTCTCGCTGGGCGTGAAGAAGCCGAAGATCGCGCTTACCCACGTGGTGCCGAACTCGCTCGCCCCGGTCATCGTGCAGGCCACCCTCACCCTGGCCACCGCGATCATCGAGGCCGCGGCGCTCTCCTTCCTCGGCCTCGGCAACAACGACGCCTCCATCCCCGAGTGGGGTGTGATGCTCGCCGACGCGCAGCAGTACCTCGACTCCGCGCCCCGGCTGGCGATCCTGCCCGCCCTCGCCATCATCGTCACCGCGCTGGGCTTCACCCTGCTCGGCGAGGCGATGCGCGAGGCACTCGACCCGAAGCTGCGGAAGTAG
- a CDS encoding aspartate kinase, with product MALVVQKYGGSSVANAERIKRVAERIVAARKAGDDVVVVVSAMGDTTDELLDLANQVSPLPPGRELDMLLTAGERISMALLAMAIHNLGYEARSFTGSQAGVITTSVHGRARIIDVTPGRLKGALDEGAVVIVAGFQGVSQDTKDVTTLGRGGSDTTAVALAAALHADVCEIYTDVDGVFTADPRIVPNARHITQITYEEMLELAACGAKILHLRSVEYARRAGLPIHVRSSYSTNTGTMVTGSMEDLPVEQALITGVAHDRSEAKITIVGVPDEPGAAARIFDTVAGAEINLDMIVQNVSTEGTGRTDISFTLPKADGPTAMAALSKIQESVKFKGLLYDDHVGKVSLIGAGMRSHPGVAAGFFAALGAAGVNIEMISTSEIRVSVVCRDTDLDAAVRAIHEAFDLGGDTEAVVYAGTGR from the coding sequence GTGGCACTCGTGGTGCAGAAGTACGGCGGGTCCTCCGTCGCCAACGCGGAGCGGATCAAGCGGGTGGCCGAGCGCATCGTCGCCGCCCGCAAGGCCGGCGACGACGTCGTCGTGGTGGTCTCCGCCATGGGGGACACGACCGACGAGCTGCTCGACCTGGCCAACCAGGTCAGTCCGCTGCCGCCGGGCCGCGAGCTGGACATGCTGCTCACCGCCGGGGAGCGGATCTCCATGGCGCTGCTCGCCATGGCCATCCACAACCTGGGGTACGAGGCCCGCTCGTTCACCGGTTCGCAGGCGGGCGTGATCACCACGTCGGTGCACGGCCGGGCGCGGATCATCGACGTCACGCCGGGGCGGCTCAAGGGCGCGCTCGACGAGGGCGCGGTGGTCATCGTCGCCGGCTTCCAGGGCGTCTCGCAGGACACCAAGGACGTCACCACGCTGGGCCGGGGCGGTTCCGACACCACCGCCGTGGCGCTCGCCGCCGCGCTGCACGCGGACGTCTGCGAGATCTACACCGACGTGGACGGCGTCTTCACCGCCGACCCGCGGATCGTCCCGAACGCGCGGCACATCACCCAGATCACCTACGAGGAGATGCTGGAGCTGGCCGCCTGCGGCGCCAAGATCCTGCACCTGCGCAGCGTGGAGTACGCCCGCCGGGCGGGCTTGCCGATCCACGTCCGTTCGTCATACTCGACCAACACCGGCACGATGGTCACCGGATCGATGGAGGACCTTCCTGTGGAGCAAGCACTGATCACCGGGGTCGCCCACGACCGCAGCGAAGCCAAGATCACGATCGTGGGCGTGCCCGACGAGCCGGGCGCCGCCGCGCGGATCTTCGACACCGTGGCCGGCGCCGAGATCAACCTCGACATGATCGTGCAGAACGTGTCCACCGAGGGCACGGGCCGCACGGACATCTCCTTCACGCTGCCCAAGGCCGACGGCCCGACGGCCATGGCCGCCCTGAGCAAGATCCAGGAGTCGGTCAAGTTCAAGGGCCTGCTCTACGACGACCACGTCGGCAAGGTCTCGCTGATCGGGGCCGGCATGCGCTCGCACCCCGGCGTCGCGGCCGGCTTCTTCGCCGCCCTCGGCGCGGCCGGGGTGAACATCGAGATGATCTCCACCTCGGAGATCCGGGTGTCAGTGGTCTGCCGCGACACCGACCTCGACGCCGCCGTGCGCGCCATCCACGAGGCCTTCGACCTCGGCGGCGACACCGAGGCCGTCGTCTACGCGGGGACGGGACGGTAG
- a CDS encoding ABC transporter ATP-binding protein, which produces MTESEFLVEVRDLKVHFPIRRGVILDRTVGHVKAVDGVDLSIPRGKTYGLVGESGCGKSTLGRALLQLTPPTGGEVRFDGVELTKLSSGKLRSMRRRMQMIFQDPMSSLDPRQNVESILTEGLQAHGIGGNRDERRRVIGETLDKVGLPRWALSRYPHEFSGGQRQRIGIARALVLGPDLIVADEPVSALDVSIQAQVVNLLDDLQDTLGLTYLVIAHDLAVVRHISDTVGVMYLGALVEEAPSDRLYTEPMHPYTRALMSAVPVPDPDVEDRRERILLAGDLPSPANPPAGCRFHTRCPWAQPTRCADERPALRDVGGSRVACHFAERIASGELRPHKVSVQLTRPVGEGEEPHTVSAPNEPGSYV; this is translated from the coding sequence GTGACCGAGAGCGAATTCCTCGTCGAGGTCCGCGACCTGAAGGTGCACTTCCCGATCCGGCGGGGGGTGATCCTCGACCGGACGGTCGGCCACGTGAAGGCCGTCGACGGCGTCGACCTGAGCATTCCGCGCGGCAAGACGTACGGCCTGGTCGGCGAGTCCGGCTGCGGCAAGTCGACGCTGGGCCGGGCGCTGCTCCAGCTCACCCCGCCCACCGGCGGCGAGGTCCGGTTCGACGGCGTCGAGCTGACGAAGCTGTCGTCGGGCAAGCTGCGGTCGATGCGCCGCCGGATGCAGATGATCTTCCAGGACCCGATGTCGAGCCTGGACCCTCGGCAGAACGTCGAGTCGATCCTCACCGAGGGCCTGCAGGCCCACGGCATCGGCGGCAACCGGGACGAGCGGCGGCGGGTCATCGGCGAGACCCTGGACAAGGTCGGCCTGCCCCGCTGGGCGCTCTCCCGCTATCCGCACGAGTTCTCCGGCGGCCAGCGGCAGCGCATCGGCATCGCCCGGGCGCTGGTGCTCGGGCCCGACCTGATCGTCGCCGACGAGCCGGTCTCCGCGCTCGACGTGTCGATCCAGGCCCAGGTGGTGAACCTCCTCGACGACCTCCAGGACACCCTCGGCCTGACCTACCTGGTGATCGCGCACGACCTCGCGGTGGTCCGGCACATCTCCGACACCGTCGGCGTGATGTACCTGGGCGCGCTGGTCGAGGAGGCGCCGAGCGACCGGCTCTACACGGAGCCGATGCACCCGTACACGCGGGCGCTGATGTCGGCGGTGCCGGTGCCGGACCCGGACGTGGAGGACCGCCGCGAGCGCATCCTGCTCGCCGGCGACCTGCCCTCGCCCGCGAACCCGCCGGCGGGCTGCCGGTTCCACACCCGCTGCCCGTGGGCGCAGCCGACCCGCTGCGCCGACGAGCGGCCCGCGCTGCGGGACGTCGGCGGCAGCCGGGTCGCCTGCCACTTCGCCGAGCGGATCGCGAGCGGGGAGTTGCGCCCGCACAAGGTCAGCGTGCAGCTCACCCGCCCGGTCGGCGAGGGTGAGGAGCCGCACACCGTCTCCGCCCCCAACGAGCCCGGCTCGTACGTCTGA